One region of Cydia pomonella isolate Wapato2018A chromosome 9, ilCydPomo1, whole genome shotgun sequence genomic DNA includes:
- the LOC133521443 gene encoding uncharacterized protein LOC133521443 codes for MYLGKNSRQKRELLDGLSVVLKWLIGTPDAKDAMHYEDCINQLEKRETDLSSLMLEQTQIISSTVKTFNESILKITYDELIINENIERLNNYLNSSQSLLFSLKASQDVSAISLQILESVVNLENEINECLTSILFAKSNTIHPSIITLEKLYKELLLSNHIRTNKHLVSTVSPQNIHTILESSSLSAYVYSDKLVYILTFPLIQNDPLDLYHVYSIPIKHPNSSLHTTILPEHVYLAANPSGQTYVSTSSLETCKTYASEKQVCTGLVAYDATARPLCELQILHSISKSLPKICTTSTFEADINTFQYIENNKWLYILSGETNCVLQCTKEVTHHKIQGAGILSLQKNCKLHTGYSTLSASQDSEENITYPIIVPDIRTDDCFEEYRDIAKPDLMPIKINELPLDSLKQIKNHIDKYGEEIKKIKSTTFAQRNTTTFSWVYFTLGLIMLAYLVFKICKRCPNGLLLRRRTPNSPNRDSNGCIQIFNNCFANSSRQQRTHVAIPMSTISTSCVTEDEDEDIEPQHSQPISPVSIVPATSKRSGANAQSLF; via the coding sequence atgtacttagGAAAAAATTCAAGACAAAAACGCGAATTATTAGACGGCCTGAGCGTCGTCCTTAAATGGCTCATTGGTACACCTGATGCCAAAGACGCCATGCATTATGAAGATTGTATTAACCAACTCGAAAAACGTGAAACCGATCTTTCATCACTTATGCTCGAACAAACTCAAATAATTTCTTCGACCGTCAAAACCTTCAACGAATCAATTCTCAAAATCACTTATGATGAGTTAATCATTAACGAAAATATCGAACGCTTAAATAATTACCTTAACTCTTCTCAATCACTTCTGTTTAGTTTAAAAGCCAGCCAAGATGTGTCAGCTATTTCCCTTCAAATTTTAGAGTCAGTAGTAAACCTTGAAAACGAAATCAACGAATGCCTAACTAGTATCCTCTTTGCAAAGTCCAATACAATCCATCCGTCAATTATAACCTTGGAAAAACTTTATAAGGAACTCCTCTTATCGAATCATATTCGCACGAATAAACATCTAGTTTCCACCGTTAGCCCACAAAATATACACACAATCTTAGAATCTTCCTCTCTATCAGCATATGTATATTCAGATAAACttgtatatatacttacattccCTTTAATTCAGAATGATCCTCTCGACTTATACCATGTATACTCCATCCCTATAAAACATCCGAATTCCTCTCTTCATACCACTATCCTCCCTGAGCACGTGTACCTGGCTGCGAACCCCAGCGGCCAAACCTACGTGTCGACAAGCAGTTTAGAAACCTGCAAAACATACGCCAGCGAAAAACAAGTCTGCACCGGTCTCGTCGCCTACGACGCTACAGCTCGTCCCCTGTGTGAACTACAAATTCTCCACAGCATCTCCAAATCCCTTCCGAAAATCTGCACTACTTCAACCTTCGAAGCCGACATCAACACTTTTCAATACATCGAGAACAACAAGTGGCTATACATACTGTCTGGCGAAACCAACTGCGTCCTACAATGCACTAAAGAAGTAACACATCACAAGATACAGGGCGCAGGCATCCTATCATTACAGAAAAACTGTAAACTCCACACTGGATACAGCACGCTATCAGCATCACAAGACTCCGAAGAAAATATAACTTACCCTATAATCGTACCCGACATAAGAACTGACGACTGTTTCGAAGAATACAGGGACATCGCGAAACCTGACCTGATgccaattaaaattaatgaattgCCACTAGATTCCTTGAAACAAATCAAAAAccatatagataaatacggagaagaaatcaagaaaataaaatccaCAACATTCGCCCAAAGGAACACCACTACCTTCTCTTGGGTTTATTTTACACTTGGCCTAATAATGTTAGCCTaccttgtatttaaaatttgcaAACGCTGCCCCAATGGACTTCTACTACGCCGCCGAACACCAAATTCTCCAAATCGCGATTCCAACGGATGCATCCAGATCTTCAATAACTGCTTCGCAAATTCATCTCGACAACAGAGAACCCACGTCGCAATTCCCATGTCTACAATCTCAACTAGCTGCGTCACAGAAGATGAAGACGAAGACATCGAGCCTCAGCATTCTCAGCCAATCTCACCCGTTTCCATTGTTCCTGCGACTTCTAAAAGATCAGGCGCTAACGCCCAATCTTTATTCTAA
- the LOC133521444 gene encoding uncharacterized protein LOC133521444, which translates to MSPITETMAAQAAIKDTIKLETTSPTTSNEANSETIPLNTLLRLIPDFDTAQPAQVYRFVRSCDSAFELANASQQPVILTYTLNRISGQNSSDIFAKRYQSWSELKTFLIQKFSQTKTLTHLNLELQSLFQKPNESVTDYFHRVDLCRNKILDKLTAEVSDASLIGRKTSTEETALSIFVNGVSSNLGSMLRTKGFTTLSEAGTFAIQEEKIQNMNHARQVLFRTPAYSSTIRRPTPPINQTQSSLSTAQPNTFRPTKTCNYCKKPGHLISECRKRAYNNNIKNHNIERPTNAPLRINNLNLQAAEETGFHSGTASIYCPNTPMTSSRQNTAPELYETMQNLQLQ; encoded by the coding sequence atGTCCCCAATCACTGAAACTATGGCCGCGCAAGCAGCAATTAAAGATACAATCAAACTAGAGACAACATCACCCACTACATCAAATGAGGCCAATTCGGAAACAATACCTTTAAACACACTCCTCCGGTTAATACCGGATTTCGACACAGCACAACCCGCGCAAGTTTATAGGTTCGTTCGCTCATGCGACTCCGCTTTTGAATTGGCAAACGCATCTCAACAACCAGTGATCCTCACATATACGTTAAATAGAATTTCTGGGCAGAATTCGTCAGATATATTTGCAAAAAGGTACCAAAGTTGGTCAGAGCTGAAAACATTCCTAATTCAAAAATTCTCACAAACGAAAACGTTGACACATCTTAACTTAGAGCTTCAATCATTATTCCAAAAACCGAATGAATCGGTCACCGATTACTTTCATAGAGTTGACTTATGCCGTAATAAAATCCTCGACAAATTAACCGCCGAAGTTTCTGACGCATCATTGATCGGCCGGAAGACCAGCACTGAGGAAACCGccttaagcatatttgtaaatGGTGTGAGCTCTAATCTGGGTTCGATGCTGAGGACAAAAGGTTTCACCACCTTGTCCGAGGCTGGTACATTCGCGATTCAAGAAGAAAAGATTCAAAACATGAATCACGCACGTCAGGTCCTATTTAGAACCCCAGCTTATAGTAGCACCATTCGTAGGCCAACGCCACCGATTAATCAGACTCAATCTTCACTTTCAACCGCACAACCAAACACATTTAGGCCAACAAAAACGTGTAATTATTGCAAAAAACCCGGTCACCTGATTTCTGAATGCAGAAAGAGagcttacaataataatataaaaaatcataatatagAACGCCCTACTAATGCCCCTCTTCGCATCAATAATTTAAACTTACAAGCGGCCGAGGAAACGGGCTTTCACTCGGGAACCGCTTCGATATATTGCCCGAATACCCCGATGACTTCATCAAGACAAAACACAGCCCCGGAACTTTACGAAACCATGCAGAACCTACAACTACAATAG